The genomic region GCTCGCAGGGGTTTGCTCACCTGCGCAGACGGTGCGGGTTCCGAGACCGTCCAATCCTGGGGATCGTCCGCCGTGAGATGGGAAATCCCGCAACTTTCCCAGTATTCGAGAAGGGTTACCACGGGAGAGGAGGGGTTGATCGGCTTCATGGCGGGCTGCCTGTGAGGTCGTTGTTGCCGGGAGAGGAACAAATCCCTTCCCACTCTAGCAAACTTCGCCTATAATTCGAAGCTCTCATGCGGGGTGCGTTGCAAAGAGCGCATCTCCACGGGCGGCTAGCTCAGCGGGAGAGCACTGCCTTCACACGGCAGGGGTCACAGGTTCAAACCCTGTGCCGCCCACCATCAAAAAATCAAGGGGTTAGGCCATCTTCGGTCTAACCCCTTTTTGGTCCAGCAATCACATGGTACCCATCAGGGGAAAATTCCCCGCTTCCAGTACCCAAATCAGTACCCGACCAATCGGCCCCGGCATGGTGCCCGCCAATCAATTCTTAAAAAGAAGAAATCCTGAAAGAATCATGCAGGCCCGCCAAGCGTGGCATCCGGTTAAGCGGCAAATAACCCCCAGGATTTCCATTGCTGGTGTTTGAGCCAAGGTGGTGGTTCCATTTCCCGCCGTCGCGGCTGACCCGGTCTTCGGTGGGGTCAGCGGTAGATTTCACGCCGATGCCCGATCTTGACCACCAGGACAATCAGTTTGTCGTCCTCGATGGTGTAGAGGATGCGGTAATCGCCAACACGTATACGCCACACATCGACCGACCCTTCCAGCTTCAAAGCTCCCGGTGGACGGGGCATGGCTTCCAGAGAAACCACTTTCTGAAGGATGCGGCGCCGAATATCCTGGTCCAGCCTGAGAACCTGCTTCTTGGCAGCATGGTCCCAAACAACCGCATAGGTCATCTCAGGTCATCCCTGGAAAGGCCCGCCTCCTCCAGAACGTCATCCATGGTCGCGAAACTTCCCGGACTTTTCAGGTAAGCCACCTGGACTCTTTCGGCAACGATGGCGTCATGCCGGTCTTCCCATTCCTCCAGAAAGCGGTCCAGTGCCTCCCGGACCAACTCTTTCATGGATTTCCCGGTCTCCCTGGAGACCGATTCCATCATCTCTTCCATGTCGGGTGAAAGCTCAATGGCCAGCATGGTTCAACCTCCCTGGTTGGCGTGGATCTTGACCCTGTTCAAAGGTATCACCTCTGCCGTAGGTTTGCCATCCAATGCAGCGGCAATGTGCCCCGATACGTGGTCAGCGGCCACCTTGACGGGATCATCTGCCAGATGGGCATAACGGGCGGTCATGGCAGGAATTTTATTCCAGTTCTGTTTCATTCGTTCATTAATACGGGGGTCCGGGGGCGATTATCGCCCCCGGC from Magnetococcales bacterium harbors:
- a CDS encoding type II toxin-antitoxin system RelE/ParE family toxin yields the protein MTYAVVWDHAAKKQVLRLDQDIRRRILQKVVSLEAMPRPPGALKLEGSVDVWRIRVGDYRILYTIEDDKLIVLVVKIGHRREIYR